The window AGCGCGGGGTGGAACAGCGGCGCGAAGCAGAACCCGATCCCGGTCTCCGCGATGGTCGCCGCCACCCCCCCGGGCGGCAGTGCGATCGCCACCCCGAGCGCCTCGAGCAGGTCGGCGCTGCCGCACCGGCCCGAGGCGGCCCGGTTGCCGTGCTTGGCCACCCGCTGCCCGGCCCCGACCGCGACGATGGCCGACAGCGTCGACACGTTGAACGTGCCCGCCCGGTCCCCGCCCGTGCCGCAGGTGTCGAGCAGGGGGCCAGGCACCTCCAGGGGTGCCGCCGCGTCGAGCATGGCCCGGACCAGCCCGGCCACCTCCGCTGCGGTCTCCCCCTTGATGCGCAGGCCGGTCGCGAAGGCGGCGATCTGCGCCGGCGTGGCCTCGCCGGCCAGGATCGTCTGCATGGCCGCGCCAGCCTGCGCCTCGGTCAGGTCCTCGCGGCGGAGCAGGGGACCGAGAACGTGCGGCCAGGTGAAGGGGGCATGCTCGGTCACTGAAGGCTCCTGGTTCGTCGCGGACCTACGCGGCTGTCAAGCCTACCGGGAACGTCTGTTCCGCGGTGCTCGCCGATGCCGGGGCCACGCTCAGGGCCCGCCGAACAACGTGGTCTCGCCACGAGGAGCTCCACAGGTCGGCAGCGTCTGCATGGCCACGTTACCGTGCAGCGGGCCCTCAGGCCGGGGCGAGCTCCGAGGCGACCGACTCGACCGCGTCGAGGGCGCGGCGGATGTCGGCCACCGAGGCGGCGTAGGAGAAGCGCAGGTAGCCCTCGCCGTGCGCGCCGAAGGCGGTGCCGGGCAGGCAGGCCACGCCGGCGCGCTGGAGCAGCTGCTCGGCCAGGTCCCCGGCGGGCATGCCGAGGTCGTGCACGTTCGGGAACACGTAGAAGGCGCCCCCCGGCTCGACGCAGCGCACCCCGGGGACGCCGTTGAGGCCGGCCACGATCACGTCGCGGCGCCGGCCGAACTCCTCCACCATCGCGGTGACCGGGTCCCAGGGGCCCTCCAGGGCGGCGATGGCCGCGAACTGGCTGAACGCCGAGGTGCATGAGACCGAGTTGATGACGAGCCGGCTCACCGGCTCGACCAGGGCGGGCGGGAACACGCCGAAGCCCAGGCGCCAGCCGGTCATCGCGAAGGTCTTGGACCACCCGTCGAGCAGGATGGTGCGCTCGGCCATGCCGTCGACGTCCAGCACGCTGGCGTGCGTGCCGCCGTAGCTGATGGCCCAGTACACCTCGTCGGAGAGAACAAGGAGGTCCCGCTCCAGGGCCACCCGGGCGATGGCCTCGACGTCGGCGCTGGTGAGCGCGCTGCCGCACGGGTTGTGGGGCGAGTTGAGGATCAGCAGCCGGGTGCGGTCGGTGACCAGCGACGCGAGCTCGCCGGGGTCGATGCGGAAGTCGTTCGCCTCCCGCAGCGGCACGGGCACGGGGGTGGCGCCGGCGAAGGCGGCGATCGACTCGTACATCGGAAAGCCCGGGTCCGGGTAGAGGACCTCGTCGCCCTCCTGGCAGAGCGCGAGGATGGTGAAGAACATGATCGGCTTGGCCCCCGGGGTGATGATCACCCGGTCCGGCGGGGCGGCCAGCCGCCCGGTCCGCTCGAGGAACGCCGCCACCGCCTCGCGGGCAGGCATGATCCCCGGCGCGGGCACGTAATGGGTGTGGCCCTCGGCCAGGGCCTGCTCGGCCGCGGCCTTGACGTGCGCGGGGGTGTCGAAGTCGGGCTCGCCGATCTCGAGGTGGATGATCTCGCGCCCGGTCGCCTCCAGACCCCGCGCCCTGGCCAGCATCTCGAAGGCGGACTCGGTCCCCAGCCGCCCCATCCGGTCCGCGAGCTTCATCCCGACTCCGTTCGCCTCGACTGCCCGTCGACCCCTGAAGCGGAGCATAGGGGTCGACGGGATGCGGGTAAACGCCCGCGGGCTCGAAGCGGCCGGCCCCACCACGCATACTCGGCACGCTGGCAGGACCGATCGTGCAGAGAGGAGCGGCGGCATGGATGGTGGCAAGGCGCCAGGTGGCAAGAGGCCGCTGGGTGGCAAGGCACCAGGTGGCAAGGCGCCAGGTGGCGGCAAGGCACCAGGTGGCGAGAGGCCGCTGGGTGGCGGGGAGGCGCCAGGTGGCGGGGACGTGGAGGTCGAGCTGGTCGCCGACGTGCACGCCAACGTGGGCGAGGGGCCGGTGTGGTGGCCGGAGGAAGGGCTGCTGCTATGGGTCGACATCACCCCGGGGCACG is drawn from Actinomycetes bacterium and contains these coding sequences:
- a CDS encoding pyridoxal phosphate-dependent aminotransferase, with amino-acid sequence MKLADRMGRLGTESAFEMLARARGLEATGREIIHLEIGEPDFDTPAHVKAAAEQALAEGHTHYVPAPGIMPAREAVAAFLERTGRLAAPPDRVIITPGAKPIMFFTILALCQEGDEVLYPDPGFPMYESIAAFAGATPVPVPLREANDFRIDPGELASLVTDRTRLLILNSPHNPCGSALTSADVEAIARVALERDLLVLSDEVYWAISYGGTHASVLDVDGMAERTILLDGWSKTFAMTGWRLGFGVFPPALVEPVSRLVINSVSCTSAFSQFAAIAALEGPWDPVTAMVEEFGRRRDVIVAGLNGVPGVRCVEPGGAFYVFPNVHDLGMPAGDLAEQLLQRAGVACLPGTAFGAHGEGYLRFSYAASVADIRRALDAVESVASELAPA